TCCTCTTTCCATGATTCCATCTACTGATTTGCGCATCACCAGCCATCAATGGGGGATTTCATTCCACATCCGATGAGTATACTCTGAATTATCACCTTAGAGCATTTTCACTTGCCCCATCAATGACAATGCATTATCAACTAGAAATGCCATGTACAAGATAACATAACCCAAGCAATTCTTATGAATTCCAGAGTTCATCAAGCAATTCTTATAAATTCCAGAGTTTATCCAGTAAACATAGTCTTCAAGGTCGAAATCCAAAGCTAAGAAGAGTTTCAAGCATGGAACTTTAACAGGGGCACTACTAACTATTTAATCAATCAGAAGCATTTCACATGCAGGACACAAATTGTGCATGTATTGTTATTGATATCAGACCACTCAGCAGATAAACTGAGGATCCATATCGGTCAGTTCATCCTTTCTACAGCTCAACGATTgccaactcactcaaaacaaccATTCCAGGTTGGCACAACCAATATTTAAATCCAAATAAATCCCACATATTCAATCATAAGACACTAGTACAAAATTTATCTTACACAACAAAATGAGTAACAGAAATTTCAAATCCTCAGCTCGGACAACAAAGAAGACCAACCAAAAAATTCTGACCTGAGGTAGCCCATCAACAATGCAGAAGGTCGCTACTCTCCAGTTAACATTGCCTTTATAATCTTATCAGACATCCCATCGATGAAAGGAAAAAAGTGCCCAGAACCAGGTAACTCATGATAATGAATCCAGGGAAGTTGTCGAGTAATGTAGCGCTGCAACTTAATAGGAACCAAACGATCTTCATCTCCTTGCCATAGATGAACAGAAACTTTATTGTTTGGGAATGGATTATCCAGATCCATAGGATCTAATTCCCAGGTGCCAAATGCAAACATCATGTCACGATGGTAGGATTCATATTCTCCTTGCTGTATCACATGTTCCTGAGAGGCCACAAATAATAGGTAGAGGAATAAAATAAACCTaaaatcttttaaaaaataacaGGTAGcagaagttatagaatattaactcTGCTATCATGCTAACCATAGTGTGTGTTTCAACATTCAaagtacccaaaaaaaaaaaaaatcctaatttcATCTACATGAAAAATAAACTGAAACTCATTGCAAGATATCAAGATCTAATAGCTTAGTTGGTTATCAGTCTTGACGCTTTTTCACAAAATCTGGTTAATGCGTTTTAGACTTGGCCAGGGGCCAGTTCAGGCCTAGGTCAAACCCGGAACCAGACTGGGTTGATGGTTTAAGGGCCTGAACTGGAACTGGACCGGAACCAGCAGTTTGAACAGCTGGTTCTGGCCCGGTTCAAACCATATTACAAAAAAATTGGTGGTGGCTTTAGAGGGTGCCACATGGACCAAACCGACTTGAACTGGGTAGAACAGTGTGGCCTGGACTGTTGGCCAGGCCTAATGTGCATAGAAGTTACAAACCTCACCAATAACTAGAGTTTGACTTGGTTATCTACTGACAAAGTCAGTAAACAGACCTAGAATTTGTCAAGTGCTGCTCTTAACAAGAGGTGAGATGGGAGATCCTCCTAGTAACAGATACTATTACAGTCCTATGTTAGGAAAATAAACTCCAAGACTCAAAAGAACAAGATGATTACTTTTTCATTTGCAAGTATGAACTTTAAGAAGCAGTAAGATAATTATTTAGGCCTATACATGGGTCAGTTCAAACGGTTAAGCATAGAATGCCATACCGAACCAATCTCATCAGCATTAGAAATTTCAAACCACTATCCATAAAAACAAGAAAAGTGATTTTATTGGATACGTTAGTTTTGGATTTGAATCTTGGTTTCAATATCATCCCTGGCAAAACaatattataaaaagaaaaatagaagaaGAACTAAATCAGCAGTATATAAAACCATTGATAAAAGGCAAATTATCAATTTAAGAAAAAACAATTATCACATTTGAGAACCAATCAAATTCATGTTGTCACTCATAAAATAAATCAAAGCACATTTCTTGTGAATTTCCAGAATTCTTATGATATTATTAACAAAAGCATataaagagaaaatggaaaaggcCACATGCAAACCAAATTTAGCAATCTGATATCCTTGTAATGCCTGGAAGATCTCTAAATTGTCAGCACATCAAGTTTCTCATATCAAAATGGAGACCACCACATTGAAGTCCATCAAGATTATGGGGAATTAGATAATTTAGCTGAGAGAAGAGGGAAAGGACTCATGATAGATTTAAGGAAAGGAGACAATGCGGCTGCAAATTGGACTTACTAGAGAAGGGGTTGTACATCAAGATTATTATATACAACCACAAAATGGTGAGTTTTGATTATATAATTAGATACATGGATCAGGTCGGTTTGGTTTTCATGACTCATTGTTTTTTAGAACTCAAACTGAAGCAGAAGGATAATCGGCTTGGGCTTTCTAAAACCAGAACCGAATCATATTAATGAAAACCCATTGATTTTGGTTTAGTGATGCAGTTTCATCGGGCCCATCAGTTTACGTAGGTTCTCGTTTACACATTCATTGATAAAAAATGGTATTAGAAAATCTATAACACCACAAAAAGTGGCCAGATGAACTGGCTGGACGGGCATATTTGCCCTGGTTATGTCCTTCATCCTCTACCTCTAATTCTCATATTCCTTCTATGGGTACAAGATGAAAAACAATACTATCTTGTACATAATGAGTTCCAAAATCAAACCATGGCTGATGAGTAATGCACTTTGGGCCAGGAAATTCAACTCTAGTTCATAATCAGGTGTAAATCAGATAGCATGAACAAAACTAACAAGTTAGGGTGAAGAAAGAGATACCAGCACTGCAGAGAAATCTGCTCCCTCACATGCATAATACATGATATCCTATTCGCCGTTGTTACAATTAGTGCTATAAGTCGGCTAATTTTCTAGGTTTAGGCATCCTTTCAGTCTCTATACATCCATTTTTTGCTTTGAGCCATATGTTTCAAGTACAATATGCAAGACATACAGCAAAAGAATTCTCATATACAATTTCCAGTAGAAAAACTAAGGACTATGATTTTGCCTCAAAGAGCATAAAAGGTAAAGATTCAAGAaaccagagagagagagaaaaagagagaataaTGATTATTCTACAAACTCAGGGACAATAAACCAACAACCAGTTGTGAAAACAGGTACCCTGGACCAACCAACAATACTTTGTAGACTTGCAACTGCCAGAGTCCAAAATTCTCTCTAATAGATGGTTACTAATTTCTAAACAACTCCAGAGGATAGATCAACATTTTTGAATAGTGtactataataattatttaaattaattactgtTATGACTGATTGGAACTTCTAACTGCCTTTGATGATATGTTCTTCCAAATGATGCAACATTAGTAGTACATAAAAGTTGTAGATTCAAACCGAAGTTTACCAGGTATCTCTTTTCTGTTGAAAGCTTTGCAAAGATTTCCTTGTCTTGCTGAGAAAAAATATCAGGATTATCAGCTATAACAGTATAACCAGAGAACCACTTTTGAGTATTCCACCAATAGGTTAGCCAGGGTGTGTAATGGGCAACACGGACTGCCCACTGATCTGGTGTAGGCAGTAGGTGGTAAGCTTCATTAGATAGGTTTGCAGGAAAACCAGGCCACCAGTAGTTAATAGCCGGAGCTAATAGCGTTACTCCTGCTAGCCTGTTAAAACACACacacaccaaaaaaaaaaaaaaaacctcgtaTAACAGAACGCACAGAGAGTAGACAGTAAGAAGTAAGCATGTGCACCACGCATagacattcattttgattctctttatcaATAATACCTGTGAGGAATGTACTTGAGGCAGCTCCAAGTCAACTCACCACCCATGGAAAGGCCAATTACATAGAATTTGGATCCAAGTCCCAATTGATCAGCCAGTTCTTCGACATCTAAAGCAAAGCTTTTCAATGTTCGTTTTGGATGAGGATCACTCTCTCCATAACCTGGTCTGTCAAATGACACAATGTAGATCCCTAATTCTTCAACAATTTCCTGGAAGAACCCATCAGTGAGTTAGATAATACTAATCACTGATACATCAAACTCGAAGACTTCAAagggatgcagaaaaatagcaatAAGATAGACAAGCAATTAATACCAGAGAAAGGTGATCAGCAACAGCAGGATTGTGCCTGCAAGCTTTAAAACCATGGACAACGATAATTTTAAACTTAGCCACATCTTTTGAGACACCATGCTCTTTATAGGCCAAATGCCTCCCATCTCTAAGCTTTATTCTTGGTGCTGTAATAGGAGGCCCACCTGGAGAACCACATGTCTTGGGTGGAGGAGGTCGGATCGCCTGAAAAGCCCATGCCAAAATCCCCACTAACAAGACCAATAATATTTTTGAAAAGATCCCTGAAATATTAAGCTCAAATTCAGACAATGTCAACAGAATTGAGCTTTTCACAAAAAAACAGAAGTACTTGAAGTAAATATCTCATGTACACTTATCATCATTACACAGAGGACCAGAAAAGGAGTGTTATACTATCAACCCAATAAAATGCAGTCCAATGATGCTAAAAATTTTGAATCTCATGGTATCTTATTTAAAAATATCTACGTTGAGTACATTTCTATGGCCTTTCTCGTCACTGTAATGCCCTAATCTAGTCGATTAATGTCATAATTCAGAAAATAAATACAAGTCAAGTCaagtcaactcaactcaactaagcctgtaTCCAAAAAATTTAATTGGAGTTCTCCACTTTGAACGATATTGGGTTAATTCTCTATATAATTCagaaaacaaatatataaagAAATTTAGTTTATAAGAATCCCAATACATTCCCATTGCTAAGAGCACATCGGATCCTAATCACCACCCAGAAGATAATTTATAGATTTCCCACATAGCATTTAAGCAAGATTATTTTAAACCGAATCAAATGAAGGAAACAAAAAAGTGAGAAAGAGAACCCCACCTGGAGGAAATTTAAGAGAGCTGTTTTGCTTAGTTCTTCTAGTGTGAGCTCTGGCTGAAGCCGCAGATATTTTCCTGTTCACCCCTCCTGTCATTTCTGGGCACTGGGAGATTTATAAAGAATTAAATACAGAAACACAGattgtaattataattatttCCCCAAGAAAGAGATGCGGGTGTGTAAagtagaagaaaaagagagactCCTTACAAAGGTTAAGCCTTGTGATTTCTTCTCTTGGGTTGACTATGGAAGGTGGCGAGGCAAGGGACTGGTCAAGGTCTTGTGCCCGTTACGGATTGTTTGGAAGTTTCGATGGAGGAGTTCTGAGCTGAAGTGAAGTAAAATGTGGTTCTAGGAGAATTCTATGTTACTTGCGATGAGGGCACGTGCGAGCAATGTTTTTTTTGAGTTATTTAGGGGTTGGAAACCTCCTAAATTCTTTCATTTTTCAATTTACTAATTTGGTAgctcattatttttttaatcaactAATTTGGTAACCCACTAATTTGGTGGATCCTTTCATTTTTTAATTCACTAATTTTATAATAAcccaattttttaaataaatatatttttattattattttattgagctaataatttattaatattttattcatgaatttaaattaatattttacaataataatttttattaaatgtatattatttttacatgtattattatttttatcattattattatttatttatatgactAGTTTTAAACATCcatattaaatgtttaataaaatattattttatattattaacaattgatttagtggttattaaattaataataataattattattattattgacattGTTGTTATTaccaatttaaatatattaaagaaAGATTAGGGACCTATGTGAACAAACAAGAAAAGTTTAgggatttcaataaaattaaaagttaaaaaaaacccagaaaaaaaaaaacccaacagCAGCCCCCTCCCCCTTTTTTTCTCCTCTCTGGCGTCAACCTTTCCCCTCACTTTCTCCCTCTCATTTTTCGGCCAGTCGGCCAGCACCATCGCTGGTGGGACTCCCCCACTGCAAAACGATGTCAAGCAGCGGCAATCACGGCAGCAAGCGGcagggaggaagagagagagagagagaagaaagggaaggaaaagaagagagagggagagaaatcTAGGCAAAATTTCGGTTGATTTCGGCCACTAACGCCGGCGATTCAAGCTGTCATCAACTCCTCACGAACCCAGCTCTATTTTCCGACCAGCCATGCTTGGAATGATGAAGTTTCTGTTAAGAAACGAAGAGAGAGAAAGTTACAGCAGTGGGCTTTCTAGCAATTTTCTTGGCGATCCGACCATCGGATCAAAAATCCGAAACCACCAATGGACTCAGGACGGCAAAATATTCAAGATTGGACCGGTCTCGCCCCGATCGGACACTGTTTGAAAAAGACGATAATCGGACGATCTAGATCACttgatgagatttttgaattttttcgattttcaaaatttaaaaataatttaatgataattattaacaaaatttggaaTTAATTTAGGTGCAATTGGATCGAggatagcatattaaagctaggtataagtgaatttgaatttatttttagatttataatgagttatgatactgaaacactgtgaaactgtgtatttcagtggaaaagaataccgaaaaagaacccgagggatcgagtcaagaccaagaggtgactcgcttaaggtttgtgcacaacatcaatatgctttaaaattcatttacaaagtgcatgagatgtatattatgcttttgctttgaattgttgaaagtttatttgtgtatgtttgaaatggcaataaatatttactaaattgttaagataagttttgaaaccacagtgtcatgaccatatatttgaatacctcactagcatgactagtggagaaaataagtttcgaattttgattccttctctggctgaattgttgaggtgtgtgctagtagaagaagaaaaagaatgggttcccatatatttgagctagctagccttgtaacGTGACTTCtcgttagcctctggctattgagattatatttatttcgaatggcatgatataactgtgtgtttttataaattttattttgagacttttgaaatgaaattgtttgggttaaaatcatgttttgaattttatgTCTCATattcagttaaatttttgaataattatgttttaattctgcataaagattattttagtatgttgtgcaccactgagtcctagtacttagcgatagctgttattgctgttgcagatatagagactagaggagcagcagagtaagctgctggaGATTGAGGAACTACCTGCCTTGAAGtctattgggtatattttataccctaattgtaaaaactgttttgatatatgtaaatgtatgtaactgtatggacatataaaattggttatgagcaattgtataaagttgtataaagcCTGTATTaaatttggtttggatttttcctaatgtaaatttttgtaatgatgtatacaaattgttttatctttaatgaaatatgaatggaagtatcttgttttaatttgaatgaaattgattaatggtattttgatgattgttgaattttggaaattgagaaatgatgttgaaacttgttgggatggttgtggaattgatgaagttgttgagacaaatcttTGGAATTGTTTTTTACAGGtaattgaagaactattttctcaaaatacaaacggcactctgctgaaatttttataaaatttgcagaaaaataaaatgggataaaaatttttactagtcttaaaacttcgaataaatgttttaatacctattagaaaatgcttaccacttccaaaaagtaagaaaattattttaaaatcccttgtagggtacttaatgagttatcagtaggtgaagttcgatagttcattaagtattccacgggatcatgttataccttacagaggggtaaggtgtgacatgtaaaGTACAGCCCTATTACCTAGAGAACGtcagaactatgaattgatgatttacaaagcaatgatatgataagagagtgattaatttgacatggttttggcaaggtggtaaatgtagtgcctttgttgcagtaagttagggtatagtcctatcttttcagaagggatagaaggttattactgataatgatgacttatggaatagtgtcccagatgggattgttgcatgagatagagagttgttagctcatGTGTCttggagagggtacaagttccatgtaggaattataagatataagatcaagatgtatgtaagcctttaaattgaatgacaGGTTTGaatacctagtattttaagttttagctaattaaatggatatgaaaaattagagttgctacagatcccctccctaaggtagtagggggtagcatgtagtccaaaagggtaagaacagagatcacgcaggagaagtatgactgctattccctaagttcatccttagcttcttaatgcttaagacaaaagtatactccaaacaaagtaaaagaaaaatgacaaaagttagcatcgataat
This sequence is a window from Hevea brasiliensis isolate MT/VB/25A 57/8 chromosome 10, ASM3005281v1, whole genome shotgun sequence. Protein-coding genes within it:
- the LOC110634519 gene encoding uncharacterized protein LOC110634519; the protein is MTGGVNRKISAASARAHTRRTKQNSSLKFPPGIFSKILLVLLVGILAWAFQAIRPPPPKTCGSPGGPPITAPRIKLRDGRHLAYKEHGVSKDVAKFKIIVVHGFKACRHNPAVADHLSLEIVEELGIYIVSFDRPGYGESDPHPKRTLKSFALDVEELADQLGLGSKFYVIGLSMGGELTWSCLKYIPHRLAGVTLLAPAINYWWPGFPANLSNEAYHLLPTPDQWAVRVAHYTPWLTYWWNTQKWFSGYTVIADNPDIFSQQDKEIFAKLSTEKRYLEHVIQQGEYESYHRDMMFAFGTWELDPMDLDNPFPNNKVSVHLWQGDEDRLVPIKLQRYITRQLPWIHYHELPGSGHFFPFIDGMSDKIIKAMLTGE